A single window of Oreochromis aureus strain Israel breed Guangdong linkage group 5, ZZ_aureus, whole genome shotgun sequence DNA harbors:
- the LOC116333810 gene encoding AMP deaminase 2-like isoform X3, giving the protein MSLDLRGASGPKPLKTQRSLPGTPVSLAHCPIDLRTSMEEKFKEIAEELFTRSMTESEMRSAPYEFPEDSPIEQLEERRHRLERQISQDIKLEPEILLRAKQDFMKIDSAADLELMKDKSVDTVDDAIKEREMPMEREYQRVSISGEEKCGVPFTDLVDAAKCVVKALFIREKYINRSLQNFCKTTAHALQDLGMKTLDLGIYEDVPETPVDADAPVHPPVSETHPYDNQDPNNMPPDTGYGCKMVDGVVHVYTKKTNMDKSGELDLPYPDLKEYIADMNVMMALIINGPVKSFCYRRLQYLSSKFQMHILLNEMKELAAQKKVPHRDFYNIRKVDTHIHASSCMNQKHLLRFIKRAMKKYPEEIVHIERGRGQTLKEVFESMNLTAFDLSVDTLDMHADRNTFHRFDKFNAKYNPIGESILREIFIKTDNYIEGKYFAHIIKEVMFDLEESKYQNSELRLSIYGRSRDEWDKLAQWAVKHSVYSDNVRWLVQVPRLFDVYHTKKQLANFQEMLENIFMPLFEVTIDPRSHPELHLFLEHVVGFDSVDDESKPEHHIFNLDSPLPANWTEEDNPPYSYYLYYTYANMSVLNHLRRRRGFHTFVLRPHCGEAGPIHHLVSGFMLSENISHGLLLRKAPVLQYVYYLAQVGIAMSPLSNNSLFLSYHRNPLPEYLSRGLMVSLSTDDPLQFHFTKEPLMEEYSIATQVWKLSSCDMCELARNSVLMSGFSHKAKSYWLGPNYAKEGPESNDIRRTNVPDIRVAYRSETLTEELHLITHAVRTDELDAIDEEDSLTMGSFPGRR; this is encoded by the exons ATCTTCGCGGTGCATCTGGGCCCAAACCCCTCAAAACCCAGCGATCCCTTCCAGGGACGCCTGTTTCTCTCGCACACTGCCCAATCGACCTGCGCACATCAATGGAGGAAAAGTTCAAAGAGATTGCTGAG GAGCTATTCACACGCAGCATGACAGAGAGCGAGATGCGGAGTGCTCCGTATGAGTTCCCGGAGGACAGTCCCATCGAACAGCTGGAGGAAAGACGTCACCGCCTGGAGAGGCAGATCAGCCAGGATATTAA GCTTGAGCCAGAGATCTTACTCCGTGCCAAACAGGACTTcatgaaaatcgacagtgctgCAGACCTAGA GTTAATGAAAGACAAAAGTGTGGACACTGTTGATGATGCCATTAAGGAGCGAGAAATGCCGATGGAGAGAGAGTACCAGCGGGTCTCAATATCTGGAGAGGAAAAGTGTGGG GTGCCCTTCACTGACCTAGTAGATGCTGCCAAGTGTGTTGTGAAGGCACTATTTATCCGGGAGAAGTACATAAACCGTTCCCTGCAGAACTTTTGTAAGACTACAGCTCATGCCTTGCAGGACCTTGGGATGAAGACTCTGGATCTGGGAATTTATGAAGATGTACCAGAGACCCCTGTAGACGCTg atgCCCCTGTCCATCCACCTGTTTCTGAAACACACCCTTACGACAATCAGGACCCCAATAACATGCCACCAGACACAGGATATGGTTGCAAGATGGTGGACGGGGTAGTCCATGTCTACACTAAGAAAACCAACATGGATAA AAGTGGAGAACTTGACCTGCCGTATCCTGACCTTAAAGAGTATATTGCAGACATGAATGTGATGATGGCTCTTATTATCAATGGGCCAGt GAAGTCTTTCTGCTACCGTCGCCTGCAGTACCTAAGCTCTAAATTTCAAATGCACATCCTTCTGAACGAGATGAAGGAGCTGGCAGCTCAGAAGAAAGTTCCTCATAGAGACTTCTACAACATCAGAAAG gtggacacacacatacacgcctCATCCTGCATGAACCAGAAGCACCTGCTGAGATTCATTAAGAGAGCCATGAAGAAATATCCTGAGGAGATCGTTCACATTGAGCGTGGCCGTGGTCAGACCCTCAAGGAGGTTTTTGAGAGCATGAACCTGACTGCTTTCGATTTGAGTGTAGACACGCTCGACATGCACGcg GACCGTAACACATTTCATCGGTTTGACAAGTTCAACGCCAAATACAACCCCATTGGAGAATCCATCCTCAGAGAGATCTTCATCAAGACAGACAACTACATCGAAGGGAAATATTTCGCACATATAATTAAG GAGGTGATGTTTGACCTAGAGGAGAGCAAGTACCAGAACTCTGAGCTCCGTCTGTCCATCTACGGCCGCTCTAGAGATGAATGGGACAAGTTGGCTCAGTGGGCTGTCAAGCACAGCGTGTATTCTGATAATGTGCGCTGGCTTGTCCAGGTGCCCCGTCTGTT TGACGTGTACCACACAAAGAAGCAGCTGGCTAATTTCCAGGAGATGCTGGAGAACATCTTTATGCCTCTGTTTGAAGTCACAATCGACCCCCGTAGTCATCCTGAGCTGCATCTCTTCCTGGAGCAT GTGGTGGGCTTTGACAGCGTGGACGATGAGTCCAAACCTGAGCACCACATTTTCAATCTCGACAGTCCGCTTCCAGCAAACTGGACAGAAGAAGACAACCCACCCTACTCTTACTACCTCTACTACACCTATGCCAACATGAGTGTGCTCAACCACCTGCGAAG ACGGCGAGGTTTCCATACGTTTGTGCTGCGACCTCACTGTGGGGAAGCGGGGCCGATCCACCACCTGGTGTCGGGtttcatgctgtcagagaaCATCTCTCATGGTCTGCTGCTCAGAAAG GCTCCGGTGCTGCAGTATGTTTATTACCTTGCTCAAGTCGGCATTGCCATGTCACCACTGAGCAACAACAGCCTGTTCCTCAGTTACCACCGAAACCCACTGCCAGAGTATCTGTCCAGAGGCCTCATGGTCTCCCTGTCCACCGATGATCCTCTCCAGTTCCACTTTACCAAG GAACCTCTGATGGAGGAGTACAGCATCGCCACTCAAGTGTGGAAACTAAGTTCATGTGACATGTGTGAGCTGGCAAGAAACAGTGTCCTCATGAGTGGATTTTCACACAAG GCCAAAAGCTACTGGTTGGGTCCAAATTACGCTAAGGAAGGTCCTGAGAGCAACGACATCCGCCGCACCAATGTCCCGGACATCCGCGTGGCGTACCGAAGCGAGACGCTCACCGAGGAGCTTCATCTCATCACTCACGCTGTGCGCACGGACGAGCTGGACGCTATCGACGAGGAGGACTCTCTCACCATGGGCTCTTTCCCGGGACGGCGCTGA
- the LOC116333810 gene encoding AMP deaminase 2-like isoform X2, with protein sequence MSSSSSTSSSNAANGQGKPKAKSPIHKRGSLQSTTSPDLRGASGPKPLKTQRSLPGTPVSLAHCPIDLRTSMEEKFKEIAEELFTRSMTESEMRSAPYEFPEDSPIEQLEERRHRLERQISQDIKLMKDKSVDTVDDAIKEREMPMEREYQRVSISGEEKCGVPFTDLVDAAKCVVKALFIREKYINRSLQNFCKTTAHALQDLGMKTLDLGIYEDVPETPVDADAPVHPPVSETHPYDNQDPNNMPPDTGYGCKMVDGVVHVYTKKTNMDKSGELDLPYPDLKEYIADMNVMMALIINGPVKSFCYRRLQYLSSKFQMHILLNEMKELAAQKKVPHRDFYNIRKVDTHIHASSCMNQKHLLRFIKRAMKKYPEEIVHIERGRGQTLKEVFESMNLTAFDLSVDTLDMHADRNTFHRFDKFNAKYNPIGESILREIFIKTDNYIEGKYFAHIIKEVMFDLEESKYQNSELRLSIYGRSRDEWDKLAQWAVKHSVYSDNVRWLVQVPRLFDVYHTKKQLANFQEMLENIFMPLFEVTIDPRSHPELHLFLEHVVGFDSVDDESKPEHHIFNLDSPLPANWTEEDNPPYSYYLYYTYANMSVLNHLRRRRGFHTFVLRPHCGEAGPIHHLVSGFMLSENISHGLLLRKAPVLQYVYYLAQVGIAMSPLSNNSLFLSYHRNPLPEYLSRGLMVSLSTDDPLQFHFTKEPLMEEYSIATQVWKLSSCDMCELARNSVLMSGFSHKAKSYWLGPNYAKEGPESNDIRRTNVPDIRVAYRSETLTEELHLITHAVRTDELDAIDEEDSLTMGSFPGRR encoded by the exons ATCTTCGCGGTGCATCTGGGCCCAAACCCCTCAAAACCCAGCGATCCCTTCCAGGGACGCCTGTTTCTCTCGCACACTGCCCAATCGACCTGCGCACATCAATGGAGGAAAAGTTCAAAGAGATTGCTGAG GAGCTATTCACACGCAGCATGACAGAGAGCGAGATGCGGAGTGCTCCGTATGAGTTCCCGGAGGACAGTCCCATCGAACAGCTGGAGGAAAGACGTCACCGCCTGGAGAGGCAGATCAGCCAGGATATTAA GTTAATGAAAGACAAAAGTGTGGACACTGTTGATGATGCCATTAAGGAGCGAGAAATGCCGATGGAGAGAGAGTACCAGCGGGTCTCAATATCTGGAGAGGAAAAGTGTGGG GTGCCCTTCACTGACCTAGTAGATGCTGCCAAGTGTGTTGTGAAGGCACTATTTATCCGGGAGAAGTACATAAACCGTTCCCTGCAGAACTTTTGTAAGACTACAGCTCATGCCTTGCAGGACCTTGGGATGAAGACTCTGGATCTGGGAATTTATGAAGATGTACCAGAGACCCCTGTAGACGCTg atgCCCCTGTCCATCCACCTGTTTCTGAAACACACCCTTACGACAATCAGGACCCCAATAACATGCCACCAGACACAGGATATGGTTGCAAGATGGTGGACGGGGTAGTCCATGTCTACACTAAGAAAACCAACATGGATAA AAGTGGAGAACTTGACCTGCCGTATCCTGACCTTAAAGAGTATATTGCAGACATGAATGTGATGATGGCTCTTATTATCAATGGGCCAGt GAAGTCTTTCTGCTACCGTCGCCTGCAGTACCTAAGCTCTAAATTTCAAATGCACATCCTTCTGAACGAGATGAAGGAGCTGGCAGCTCAGAAGAAAGTTCCTCATAGAGACTTCTACAACATCAGAAAG gtggacacacacatacacgcctCATCCTGCATGAACCAGAAGCACCTGCTGAGATTCATTAAGAGAGCCATGAAGAAATATCCTGAGGAGATCGTTCACATTGAGCGTGGCCGTGGTCAGACCCTCAAGGAGGTTTTTGAGAGCATGAACCTGACTGCTTTCGATTTGAGTGTAGACACGCTCGACATGCACGcg GACCGTAACACATTTCATCGGTTTGACAAGTTCAACGCCAAATACAACCCCATTGGAGAATCCATCCTCAGAGAGATCTTCATCAAGACAGACAACTACATCGAAGGGAAATATTTCGCACATATAATTAAG GAGGTGATGTTTGACCTAGAGGAGAGCAAGTACCAGAACTCTGAGCTCCGTCTGTCCATCTACGGCCGCTCTAGAGATGAATGGGACAAGTTGGCTCAGTGGGCTGTCAAGCACAGCGTGTATTCTGATAATGTGCGCTGGCTTGTCCAGGTGCCCCGTCTGTT TGACGTGTACCACACAAAGAAGCAGCTGGCTAATTTCCAGGAGATGCTGGAGAACATCTTTATGCCTCTGTTTGAAGTCACAATCGACCCCCGTAGTCATCCTGAGCTGCATCTCTTCCTGGAGCAT GTGGTGGGCTTTGACAGCGTGGACGATGAGTCCAAACCTGAGCACCACATTTTCAATCTCGACAGTCCGCTTCCAGCAAACTGGACAGAAGAAGACAACCCACCCTACTCTTACTACCTCTACTACACCTATGCCAACATGAGTGTGCTCAACCACCTGCGAAG ACGGCGAGGTTTCCATACGTTTGTGCTGCGACCTCACTGTGGGGAAGCGGGGCCGATCCACCACCTGGTGTCGGGtttcatgctgtcagagaaCATCTCTCATGGTCTGCTGCTCAGAAAG GCTCCGGTGCTGCAGTATGTTTATTACCTTGCTCAAGTCGGCATTGCCATGTCACCACTGAGCAACAACAGCCTGTTCCTCAGTTACCACCGAAACCCACTGCCAGAGTATCTGTCCAGAGGCCTCATGGTCTCCCTGTCCACCGATGATCCTCTCCAGTTCCACTTTACCAAG GAACCTCTGATGGAGGAGTACAGCATCGCCACTCAAGTGTGGAAACTAAGTTCATGTGACATGTGTGAGCTGGCAAGAAACAGTGTCCTCATGAGTGGATTTTCACACAAG GCCAAAAGCTACTGGTTGGGTCCAAATTACGCTAAGGAAGGTCCTGAGAGCAACGACATCCGCCGCACCAATGTCCCGGACATCCGCGTGGCGTACCGAAGCGAGACGCTCACCGAGGAGCTTCATCTCATCACTCACGCTGTGCGCACGGACGAGCTGGACGCTATCGACGAGGAGGACTCTCTCACCATGGGCTCTTTCCCGGGACGGCGCTGA
- the LOC116333810 gene encoding AMP deaminase 2-like isoform X1, producing MSSSSSTSSSNAANGQGKPKAKSPIHKRGSLQSTTSPDLRGASGPKPLKTQRSLPGTPVSLAHCPIDLRTSMEEKFKEIAEELFTRSMTESEMRSAPYEFPEDSPIEQLEERRHRLERQISQDIKLEPEILLRAKQDFMKIDSAADLELMKDKSVDTVDDAIKEREMPMEREYQRVSISGEEKCGVPFTDLVDAAKCVVKALFIREKYINRSLQNFCKTTAHALQDLGMKTLDLGIYEDVPETPVDADAPVHPPVSETHPYDNQDPNNMPPDTGYGCKMVDGVVHVYTKKTNMDKSGELDLPYPDLKEYIADMNVMMALIINGPVKSFCYRRLQYLSSKFQMHILLNEMKELAAQKKVPHRDFYNIRKVDTHIHASSCMNQKHLLRFIKRAMKKYPEEIVHIERGRGQTLKEVFESMNLTAFDLSVDTLDMHADRNTFHRFDKFNAKYNPIGESILREIFIKTDNYIEGKYFAHIIKEVMFDLEESKYQNSELRLSIYGRSRDEWDKLAQWAVKHSVYSDNVRWLVQVPRLFDVYHTKKQLANFQEMLENIFMPLFEVTIDPRSHPELHLFLEHVVGFDSVDDESKPEHHIFNLDSPLPANWTEEDNPPYSYYLYYTYANMSVLNHLRRRRGFHTFVLRPHCGEAGPIHHLVSGFMLSENISHGLLLRKAPVLQYVYYLAQVGIAMSPLSNNSLFLSYHRNPLPEYLSRGLMVSLSTDDPLQFHFTKEPLMEEYSIATQVWKLSSCDMCELARNSVLMSGFSHKAKSYWLGPNYAKEGPESNDIRRTNVPDIRVAYRSETLTEELHLITHAVRTDELDAIDEEDSLTMGSFPGRR from the exons ATCTTCGCGGTGCATCTGGGCCCAAACCCCTCAAAACCCAGCGATCCCTTCCAGGGACGCCTGTTTCTCTCGCACACTGCCCAATCGACCTGCGCACATCAATGGAGGAAAAGTTCAAAGAGATTGCTGAG GAGCTATTCACACGCAGCATGACAGAGAGCGAGATGCGGAGTGCTCCGTATGAGTTCCCGGAGGACAGTCCCATCGAACAGCTGGAGGAAAGACGTCACCGCCTGGAGAGGCAGATCAGCCAGGATATTAA GCTTGAGCCAGAGATCTTACTCCGTGCCAAACAGGACTTcatgaaaatcgacagtgctgCAGACCTAGA GTTAATGAAAGACAAAAGTGTGGACACTGTTGATGATGCCATTAAGGAGCGAGAAATGCCGATGGAGAGAGAGTACCAGCGGGTCTCAATATCTGGAGAGGAAAAGTGTGGG GTGCCCTTCACTGACCTAGTAGATGCTGCCAAGTGTGTTGTGAAGGCACTATTTATCCGGGAGAAGTACATAAACCGTTCCCTGCAGAACTTTTGTAAGACTACAGCTCATGCCTTGCAGGACCTTGGGATGAAGACTCTGGATCTGGGAATTTATGAAGATGTACCAGAGACCCCTGTAGACGCTg atgCCCCTGTCCATCCACCTGTTTCTGAAACACACCCTTACGACAATCAGGACCCCAATAACATGCCACCAGACACAGGATATGGTTGCAAGATGGTGGACGGGGTAGTCCATGTCTACACTAAGAAAACCAACATGGATAA AAGTGGAGAACTTGACCTGCCGTATCCTGACCTTAAAGAGTATATTGCAGACATGAATGTGATGATGGCTCTTATTATCAATGGGCCAGt GAAGTCTTTCTGCTACCGTCGCCTGCAGTACCTAAGCTCTAAATTTCAAATGCACATCCTTCTGAACGAGATGAAGGAGCTGGCAGCTCAGAAGAAAGTTCCTCATAGAGACTTCTACAACATCAGAAAG gtggacacacacatacacgcctCATCCTGCATGAACCAGAAGCACCTGCTGAGATTCATTAAGAGAGCCATGAAGAAATATCCTGAGGAGATCGTTCACATTGAGCGTGGCCGTGGTCAGACCCTCAAGGAGGTTTTTGAGAGCATGAACCTGACTGCTTTCGATTTGAGTGTAGACACGCTCGACATGCACGcg GACCGTAACACATTTCATCGGTTTGACAAGTTCAACGCCAAATACAACCCCATTGGAGAATCCATCCTCAGAGAGATCTTCATCAAGACAGACAACTACATCGAAGGGAAATATTTCGCACATATAATTAAG GAGGTGATGTTTGACCTAGAGGAGAGCAAGTACCAGAACTCTGAGCTCCGTCTGTCCATCTACGGCCGCTCTAGAGATGAATGGGACAAGTTGGCTCAGTGGGCTGTCAAGCACAGCGTGTATTCTGATAATGTGCGCTGGCTTGTCCAGGTGCCCCGTCTGTT TGACGTGTACCACACAAAGAAGCAGCTGGCTAATTTCCAGGAGATGCTGGAGAACATCTTTATGCCTCTGTTTGAAGTCACAATCGACCCCCGTAGTCATCCTGAGCTGCATCTCTTCCTGGAGCAT GTGGTGGGCTTTGACAGCGTGGACGATGAGTCCAAACCTGAGCACCACATTTTCAATCTCGACAGTCCGCTTCCAGCAAACTGGACAGAAGAAGACAACCCACCCTACTCTTACTACCTCTACTACACCTATGCCAACATGAGTGTGCTCAACCACCTGCGAAG ACGGCGAGGTTTCCATACGTTTGTGCTGCGACCTCACTGTGGGGAAGCGGGGCCGATCCACCACCTGGTGTCGGGtttcatgctgtcagagaaCATCTCTCATGGTCTGCTGCTCAGAAAG GCTCCGGTGCTGCAGTATGTTTATTACCTTGCTCAAGTCGGCATTGCCATGTCACCACTGAGCAACAACAGCCTGTTCCTCAGTTACCACCGAAACCCACTGCCAGAGTATCTGTCCAGAGGCCTCATGGTCTCCCTGTCCACCGATGATCCTCTCCAGTTCCACTTTACCAAG GAACCTCTGATGGAGGAGTACAGCATCGCCACTCAAGTGTGGAAACTAAGTTCATGTGACATGTGTGAGCTGGCAAGAAACAGTGTCCTCATGAGTGGATTTTCACACAAG GCCAAAAGCTACTGGTTGGGTCCAAATTACGCTAAGGAAGGTCCTGAGAGCAACGACATCCGCCGCACCAATGTCCCGGACATCCGCGTGGCGTACCGAAGCGAGACGCTCACCGAGGAGCTTCATCTCATCACTCACGCTGTGCGCACGGACGAGCTGGACGCTATCGACGAGGAGGACTCTCTCACCATGGGCTCTTTCCCGGGACGGCGCTGA
- the LOC116333810 gene encoding AMP deaminase 2-like isoform X4, which translates to MEEKFKEIAEELFTRSMTESEMRSAPYEFPEDSPIEQLEERRHRLERQISQDIKLEPEILLRAKQDFMKIDSAADLELMKDKSVDTVDDAIKEREMPMEREYQRVSISGEEKCGVPFTDLVDAAKCVVKALFIREKYINRSLQNFCKTTAHALQDLGMKTLDLGIYEDVPETPVDADAPVHPPVSETHPYDNQDPNNMPPDTGYGCKMVDGVVHVYTKKTNMDKSGELDLPYPDLKEYIADMNVMMALIINGPVKSFCYRRLQYLSSKFQMHILLNEMKELAAQKKVPHRDFYNIRKVDTHIHASSCMNQKHLLRFIKRAMKKYPEEIVHIERGRGQTLKEVFESMNLTAFDLSVDTLDMHADRNTFHRFDKFNAKYNPIGESILREIFIKTDNYIEGKYFAHIIKEVMFDLEESKYQNSELRLSIYGRSRDEWDKLAQWAVKHSVYSDNVRWLVQVPRLFDVYHTKKQLANFQEMLENIFMPLFEVTIDPRSHPELHLFLEHVVGFDSVDDESKPEHHIFNLDSPLPANWTEEDNPPYSYYLYYTYANMSVLNHLRRRRGFHTFVLRPHCGEAGPIHHLVSGFMLSENISHGLLLRKAPVLQYVYYLAQVGIAMSPLSNNSLFLSYHRNPLPEYLSRGLMVSLSTDDPLQFHFTKEPLMEEYSIATQVWKLSSCDMCELARNSVLMSGFSHKAKSYWLGPNYAKEGPESNDIRRTNVPDIRVAYRSETLTEELHLITHAVRTDELDAIDEEDSLTMGSFPGRR; encoded by the exons ATGGAGGAAAAGTTCAAAGAGATTGCTGAG GAGCTATTCACACGCAGCATGACAGAGAGCGAGATGCGGAGTGCTCCGTATGAGTTCCCGGAGGACAGTCCCATCGAACAGCTGGAGGAAAGACGTCACCGCCTGGAGAGGCAGATCAGCCAGGATATTAA GCTTGAGCCAGAGATCTTACTCCGTGCCAAACAGGACTTcatgaaaatcgacagtgctgCAGACCTAGA GTTAATGAAAGACAAAAGTGTGGACACTGTTGATGATGCCATTAAGGAGCGAGAAATGCCGATGGAGAGAGAGTACCAGCGGGTCTCAATATCTGGAGAGGAAAAGTGTGGG GTGCCCTTCACTGACCTAGTAGATGCTGCCAAGTGTGTTGTGAAGGCACTATTTATCCGGGAGAAGTACATAAACCGTTCCCTGCAGAACTTTTGTAAGACTACAGCTCATGCCTTGCAGGACCTTGGGATGAAGACTCTGGATCTGGGAATTTATGAAGATGTACCAGAGACCCCTGTAGACGCTg atgCCCCTGTCCATCCACCTGTTTCTGAAACACACCCTTACGACAATCAGGACCCCAATAACATGCCACCAGACACAGGATATGGTTGCAAGATGGTGGACGGGGTAGTCCATGTCTACACTAAGAAAACCAACATGGATAA AAGTGGAGAACTTGACCTGCCGTATCCTGACCTTAAAGAGTATATTGCAGACATGAATGTGATGATGGCTCTTATTATCAATGGGCCAGt GAAGTCTTTCTGCTACCGTCGCCTGCAGTACCTAAGCTCTAAATTTCAAATGCACATCCTTCTGAACGAGATGAAGGAGCTGGCAGCTCAGAAGAAAGTTCCTCATAGAGACTTCTACAACATCAGAAAG gtggacacacacatacacgcctCATCCTGCATGAACCAGAAGCACCTGCTGAGATTCATTAAGAGAGCCATGAAGAAATATCCTGAGGAGATCGTTCACATTGAGCGTGGCCGTGGTCAGACCCTCAAGGAGGTTTTTGAGAGCATGAACCTGACTGCTTTCGATTTGAGTGTAGACACGCTCGACATGCACGcg GACCGTAACACATTTCATCGGTTTGACAAGTTCAACGCCAAATACAACCCCATTGGAGAATCCATCCTCAGAGAGATCTTCATCAAGACAGACAACTACATCGAAGGGAAATATTTCGCACATATAATTAAG GAGGTGATGTTTGACCTAGAGGAGAGCAAGTACCAGAACTCTGAGCTCCGTCTGTCCATCTACGGCCGCTCTAGAGATGAATGGGACAAGTTGGCTCAGTGGGCTGTCAAGCACAGCGTGTATTCTGATAATGTGCGCTGGCTTGTCCAGGTGCCCCGTCTGTT TGACGTGTACCACACAAAGAAGCAGCTGGCTAATTTCCAGGAGATGCTGGAGAACATCTTTATGCCTCTGTTTGAAGTCACAATCGACCCCCGTAGTCATCCTGAGCTGCATCTCTTCCTGGAGCAT GTGGTGGGCTTTGACAGCGTGGACGATGAGTCCAAACCTGAGCACCACATTTTCAATCTCGACAGTCCGCTTCCAGCAAACTGGACAGAAGAAGACAACCCACCCTACTCTTACTACCTCTACTACACCTATGCCAACATGAGTGTGCTCAACCACCTGCGAAG ACGGCGAGGTTTCCATACGTTTGTGCTGCGACCTCACTGTGGGGAAGCGGGGCCGATCCACCACCTGGTGTCGGGtttcatgctgtcagagaaCATCTCTCATGGTCTGCTGCTCAGAAAG GCTCCGGTGCTGCAGTATGTTTATTACCTTGCTCAAGTCGGCATTGCCATGTCACCACTGAGCAACAACAGCCTGTTCCTCAGTTACCACCGAAACCCACTGCCAGAGTATCTGTCCAGAGGCCTCATGGTCTCCCTGTCCACCGATGATCCTCTCCAGTTCCACTTTACCAAG GAACCTCTGATGGAGGAGTACAGCATCGCCACTCAAGTGTGGAAACTAAGTTCATGTGACATGTGTGAGCTGGCAAGAAACAGTGTCCTCATGAGTGGATTTTCACACAAG GCCAAAAGCTACTGGTTGGGTCCAAATTACGCTAAGGAAGGTCCTGAGAGCAACGACATCCGCCGCACCAATGTCCCGGACATCCGCGTGGCGTACCGAAGCGAGACGCTCACCGAGGAGCTTCATCTCATCACTCACGCTGTGCGCACGGACGAGCTGGACGCTATCGACGAGGAGGACTCTCTCACCATGGGCTCTTTCCCGGGACGGCGCTGA